In the Candidatus Neomarinimicrobiota bacterium genome, TAATCTGCTACCTGATCACTTCGGAGAATTGGTGGATGAGTACGGTGGCATTCAGGATATCCAGGATAAAATATTAAGGACCCCCCTGGAACCGGTAAAGACGTTTGATGATGATCCCCTGCGCATGATGCGGGCCGCCAGATTTTCTGCTCAATTGGAATTCAAACTGGTTCCCGAAGCCATGCAAGCCATGCAAACCAGGGTTGACCGGATCGGGATTGTCTCTCAGGAACGCGTGACAGATGAAATCATCAAGACCCTGAAAGCCCGGGTACCCTCCATTGGTTTTTATGTCATGCAGGAAGCTGGACTTTTACCCCTCGTCTTCCCTGAAATTGCCATACTTGGCGGGGTTGAGGACCGGGATGGTCAACGTCACAAGGATGTGTTTCACCACACCCTGAAGGTGGTGGATAATACTGCGGAACGCAGCGATAAAATGCAACTGCGTTTTGCTGCTCTGGTCCATGATATCGGTAAGCCCGCCACTAAAAAATTTATTGAAGGTACAGGTTGGAGCTACCACGGTCATGAAGAACTGGGACGTAAAATGCTCAACGAAATTGGCAAGCGCATGCGACTCTCGAGGAAACTCACCGCCTATTTAAAGCGAATGACACGTCTCCATCTCCGTCCCATTGCTCTGGCCCAGGAAGAAGTCAGTGACTCTGGTATCAGAAGACTTATTGTTGAGGCTGGTGAAAATCTGGAAGACCTGATGATTTTGGTCCGCGCCGATGTTACGTCAAAAGATTCCAGACGTGTAAAGCGCTACTATGGTAACTTTGATCGTGTCATGGACCGCATTCAGGAAGTGGTGGATAAAGATGCCATGCGCGCCTTTCAGTCACCTTTGCGTGGTGATGAAATTATTGAACTGCTGGGTGTTCCACCCGGACCTGTAGTTGGCCGCGTCAAAAAAGCCATAGAGGAAGCTATTCTGGATGGTGAGATTCCCAACGAGTACGAAGCTGCCCGGGAATACTTCTTCAAAATCAAGGATGACTTCGTCGATTAAGCCTCCCGCCCCTCCCCATTGTCATTGCGAGGGAAGTATGACCGAAGCAATCTCGGAGTTCTTGGTCAAATATGGTATGGAGATCGCCGCGTCCTATCGGACTCGCGAAGACTTGTCAGGCAGAACTTTGGACCTTCAACCCCAACTCCTACTTCCTACCTTCTACTTTCTACCTCCATTCAAAATTCACAACTCACAATTCCA is a window encoding:
- a CDS encoding HD domain-containing protein — protein: MISRIPKNIRSVLEQAGRLAQTLNLECYTVGGFVRDLILDVPSKDVDIMVIGDGLAFARELGKELGAPDIVEYGDFGTALIPYGEFLIEVASARSETYEADSRKPKVVYTDLKGDLSRRDFTVNAMAINLLPDHFGELVDEYGGIQDIQDKILRTPLEPVKTFDDDPLRMMRAARFSAQLEFKLVPEAMQAMQTRVDRIGIVSQERVTDEIIKTLKARVPSIGFYVMQEAGLLPLVFPEIAILGGVEDRDGQRHKDVFHHTLKVVDNTAERSDKMQLRFAALVHDIGKPATKKFIEGTGWSYHGHEELGRKMLNEIGKRMRLSRKLTAYLKRMTRLHLRPIALAQEEVSDSGIRRLIVEAGENLEDLMILVRADVTSKDSRRVKRYYGNFDRVMDRIQEVVDKDAMRAFQSPLRGDEIIELLGVPPGPVVGRVKKAIEEAILDGEIPNEYEAAREYFFKIKDDFVD